The proteins below are encoded in one region of Belonocnema kinseyi isolate 2016_QV_RU_SX_M_011 chromosome 1, B_treatae_v1, whole genome shotgun sequence:
- the LOC117180244 gene encoding uncharacterized protein LOC117180244, which produces MCPTKKLAVKWRVVISESQSSVAPDNWIIWETWGLFHPQKKNQASRSAKKPKCPDKKWTVHNIDRISEAYKIYQSSVIDDELDHDRFLNKYGFSSVQKKKSFEEKIYGIETEDQIKKDKCTEQCPKIADIKLVEPRTDLSRFKMHETFRECSAGTFGKFQWNVTGTFPERVNIRYVGTFQEYSTGTFKE; this is translated from the exons atgTGTCCAACCAAAAAGCTTGCCGTCAAATGGCGCGTGGTGATTTCTGAAAGCCAGTCCTCTGTTGCACCAGACAACTGGATAATTTGGGAAACGTGGGGACTTTTCCatccacaaaaaaaaaaccagGCATCTCGATCTGCCAAGAAGCCAAAATGTCCAGATAAAAAGTGGACTGTTCACAACATTGATCGAATATCTGAGGCCTACA AAATTTACCAATCGAGTGTCATTGACGATGAATTGGATCACGataggtttttaaataaatacggcTTTTCGTCAGTTCAAAAAAAGAagtcatttgaagaaaaaatttacgGCATTGAGACAGAAGATCAGATAAAAAAGGATAAATGCACGGAACAATGTCCAAAAATCGCAGATATAAAACTTGTGGAACCGAGGACTGACCTAAGtagatttaaaa TGCATGAAACATTCCGGGAATGTTCCGCGGGAACCTTCGGAAAGTTCCAGTGGAACGTAAcaggaacgttccctgagcgtgtaaatATCCGCTACGTGGGAACGTTCCAGGAATATTCCACTGGAACGTTCAAGGAATAA